From Aegilops tauschii subsp. strangulata cultivar AL8/78 chromosome 5, Aet v6.0, whole genome shotgun sequence:
CTCCAGCATAGCGCGGCATGGTGACAAAGTGCCAAGCTACTAGGCACTGACCACCCTTAACGGTGCTCGTGCCTTGCCACAAGAATGACCTCAACAGTCCCTCTAACTTCTGTAGGTATTCCTTAGGCCAGCAGAAACATGACATGAAGTAGCTGGAGATGCTGGCCAAAACTGAGTTGATGAGAGTGAGCCGTCCTCCCCAAGACAAGAGAGTAGCCAACCATCCGGATAACCTTTTGTCCACTTTATGGATGACTGGTAGCAGCATGTCGTGTCTAATCTTGTGCAAAGAAAGAGGTAGGCCAAGGTAAGTACATGGAAAACTTGAAGCTGGGCAGCCAAACAAACTGACAATCTCATCTGTGACAGTGCTGTCCATGCAGATAGGAATGAGGGTGCTCTTATGGTAATTAATCCTTAGCCCAGAGAAATCGGAGAAGTCAGACAAAATCTGCTTGATGATAAGCGCTTGCTCAACGCTGCCGTGGAACAGGATCAAGGTGTCGTCGGCATACTGCAGCACAGGGAACATTCTGTCAGAGCCAAGCGGGTGAATTAGGTGGCCATCTTGAAAAGCTGAGCAGCATAGCCGTTGCAGAACATCAGCCACAAGAATGAAAAGATACGGTGAAATAGAATCGCCCTGCCGGAAACCCCTCCTAGTGGTGAAGGAGTCCCCCAGTTCCCCATTCAGCATAACTTTGGAAGTTGCCGTAGATAGTAGGGATTCGAGCCAACTTATCCAGTGTTGAGGAAAGCCTCTAGCAGTGAGGATGCTGAAGAGGCAAGACCAGCTGACCGTGTCAAAGGCTTTTTGAAAATCCAACTTAAGAGCCACCATAGGTAACCTTCTCTTATGAGATGTTTGTATCATATCAGCAGCCATGGCAAAGTTTTCCATGATAGCACGGCCTTTGATGAACCCGGATTGCAAGCTGTGAACTAGGTTAGGGATGTGGACTTGAAGCCTTCTAGTCAACACTTTGCTGGCAAGCTTTGGCACACTGTGAACAATAGAGATCGGCCGGAAATCCTTTAGCTCGAGCGGTGCATCCTTTTTGGGCAGGAGGGAAATGTGAGCCACGTTGATGCCCTTCAGATCTAACTGGTTCTGGTACGGCTGAGAGAAGAAAAGCTGGAGATCCATCTTGATGGCACCAAGGAAAGCTTTATAGAATTCGTTGGTGAAGCCGTCCGGGCCAGGGCTGCGGTTGTTCGGCGAGTGGTTGATAGCATCAACAATTTCTTCCCAAGTGAACTCCCTCTCTAGACATGATAGATCGTCGGGTGCATACAGCCGGCTAAGCTGAATTGTGGGCATAGAAGGAGAGGGCTGGCCCAGAAGAGCAGAAAAGTAGTCAGTTGCCAACTTGAGCTTCTGCTGATCGTCAAAAAATTCGACACCATCCCTAACGAGCACCCTGACCTTGTTCCGTTGTGCATGACCATTGGCAGCAGCGTGGAAAAAGTTGCAATTCTCATCTCCGGAGACACACCAACTCAGTTTTGCCCTCCGTCGCCAGAAATCGGTTTGCCATAGCACAAGCAGCTCTGCCTTCTGTTGTGCAAACATCCTCAGGGCCTTTTCAAGCTGAGATAAAGACCTCCGCTCTTCGACTGCATCGAGGTAGGTTACCACTGTCTTGTTATTTGAAGAGAGCAGATCTAAGCTGGCATGGTTCCTTTTCCACTGTCTGATGGCAGCACGAACTCGTCTGAACTTAAGGTTGATAAGAGAGGCAGCTGAGTGGATCGGCCTGGTGCCCTGATGCCAACTGTTAAGAATGATGGATCGTGTTTCCTCCATCAGCAGCCACTGGTTTTCCATTCTGAAAAATTTGCTTTTGGCCTGAATGGTACCAAACTGAACCAGGATAGGCACATGATCGGAGGTGACAGAAGGCACGACAGAAGCAGACGTCGGGGAGAAGGATAACAGCCAATCAGCATTGATGAGCACGCGATCCAACCGAACCAAGGTCGGGTCCGCACGCTTGTTCGACCAGGTGTATCTGCGGTTGCAAACATCGACATCATCAAGCCCATGAGATCTGATCCAACCATTAAACTTGTCCATCATCACCCAGTTTACTCTACCACGCGACTTTTCCTCGGCGAACCGGTACATGTTGAAGTCGCCAAGGATAGCCCATGGTTCAGACAGCAGGCCAGAAACGCTGTCCAACTCATCAAAGAAGAGCTGCCTCTCCTGCTGGGCGCAAGGAGCATGCACCGTAGTGATCACGAAAACCGAAGCAGATGACGATGATGAGAACCTGACGGTGACATGGTATCTGTGGGTTGCAACGATCTGTCCTGAGAGAGCAGAAGCGTCCCAGGCGACCAAAAGGCCCCCCGAGGGGCCGACAGAAGGCATGATCGCATGGTTGTTGAGGTGGGGAGGAAGAAAACTCCGCAACTTCAAAATTGGGGCAGTTTCCAGCTTTGTTTCCTGAAAACAGACAATGCTAGGTCGACAGGAGGTTAGAACATCACGAACCAAAGCACACTTGTTCTCATCACCTAGGCCTCGTACATTCCAGTTAAGAAGTTTCATGGATCAAGGTGGGAAAACTGTGTGTGCATAAACGAAGAAAAAGCAATGCTAGGTGCAGGATGCAACAGCAAATGAAAAGAGAGGCAAAGCAGATGCCACACAGGGTAAAAGAAAGATCCAGAATGATATAGAGAACATCTTAACAACTTAACATCCGAGGTACAGACCAAACGCTTAGAGCGCTTAAACCTAAGCAGACCGAGAGACTGAGCAGCAAAAGCCATGACAGGATGGTGGCTAggactaaacataaacctaaagcAGAGGCCCACAGGACTAGAACTAGAACTGACAGCTCCCGGGATGGCACCGGGCATAAACCTAACATAAAGAACCTTAAGCATCCGAACCAAAGCGTGCACACATGGAAGCAGATGAGCTGTCCGAAGAGCCAGAGCAGCCCGCACCAGCGTTCGAGGAGGAAGAAGCTTGAGCGAAGATGGCATCCACGTTGAGGTCGCAGCACTTAGCGATCTGCTTGAGCTTGCCGCGGGTCATGGGCTTGGGGGTGTTGCCGAACTGAAGATCAAGCAGTTCAGCAACAGGCACCACCTTGGTCTTCTTGCGGCGGGAGGCGCTGGAGGAGGGCCGACGGCTAGGACCACCGGAGCTAGCGCAGGAGCCCGCCGCCTTGCGCTTGGAAGTGCGCTCGACGGAGCCGACGCGCTCCCCATCGTACATCTGCCTGATGCGGGGGCTACGACGAGCAGCCGAGGGGGGCGCCGTCAGATCTTGGGCAGAAGAGCCAGCAGCTACCACCTGCTGGTCCTGCGCAGCTGCTGCCAAAGCTTGGACAGCAGAACCGGCGTCAGTGTCGGCGGTGGCCTCCAGGAGGATCTGGTCGTCGACGGGAGGGAGGGGACCGATCCCTAGGCCCAGGTCGGCTTGAGCTGCATCGTCGGCAAGCGGCGGCGCCTGGTGGGTGATGATGCTGGAGGCAACAGGAGGAGCATCGAAGAGTGGGAGCGTGGGCAAGGGGCGGAGATCTTCGGCTCGTGGCTCTGGCGGCGGCGTGCGGCAGGAGCAGAAGGTTGTGGCGATGTGAGCGGGGAGCAGGGAGCACGCCCCGTGGAGCAGGTTGGTGTTAGCCACAGGGGACCGGTCGCAGCCAAGCAGGCCGTCACCCAAGGCAGGGCGTGCAAGGAGTACTAAAATTAAAGTCAATTACGTAGGGAAATTTGACTTTAATTTTAGTACTCCCTCTGAAAAAAATATAAAATCGCTTAGATAAAAAACAATGTACGATTTTTAAGAGTATCTTCACTGCGTGGTTGTACGATTGTAAGCGCAGACCCCTAATACAATGACCTTCCTGGAGGTTTCTATTTTATTTTGATTAAATTCAGTGGCGCTAAAAAAATCAAAACTATGATAACTATAATAGTCATTTTAATGTTGGAAAGTCTAATGCTCGGGATTCTCGCAGAGAAGAATTATGAAGACGTTATACTCCTGCCGGTACAGGATCTACAAACTCTCTTTCCGATCCTACCTCCACTAACCTCTCTCTCACTCTTTCCTCCATTTGGAAACTAGTCACCAGATCCAAGTCTTTTGAGTTTGGAGCCCCCATTCCTCTCATCAACCAACGATCTACCTAAAGATAGCCAAGCTTCCTCGGCTGCCATGGGTGCCTCCACACCTCGCCACCATTCCAGCTCCTGGCGCCACAAGCTTGGACGCCTCACCAAGAAGATCCTCACATTGTCGCTCTACGCCCTCGTCCCCCTCGCCGTCCTCCACTACCTCTCCCCTCCTCCCGTCGCCGTCCCCTCCTCCACttccacctcgccgccccacggtAACCATCTCAAAGACTCGAGACCCGCTGATCCATCGCCATTGTGGATGCGGGACGGCACAATGACGCTATTTTTGTTGTTCTTGGTTTGTAGATGGGAATAAGCAGCAGGGTGCTGCAGGGGCGGCGTCAAGAAAGCAGGGGTCAACGGCACCGGCGCCGCGGTGCGACTACTCGGAGGGGCAATGGGTGCGGGACGCGGCGGGGCCGCGGTACAACGGGACGAGCTGCGGCGCGACGATCAAGGGCGGGCAGAACTGCATGGCGAACGGGCGACCGGACACGGGGTACCTGAACTGGCGGTGGCAGCCGCGCGGGTGCGCGCTCCCGCCGTTCGCGCCCGCGGAGTTCCTGGAGCAGGTGCGCGGCCGGCACATCGCGTTCGTCGGGGACTCGCTCGCGCGGAACCAGTGCGAGTCGCTGGTGTGCCTCCTCGGCTCGGAGTTCCCCGCAGAGCTGGTCCTCGACGGCGGCGAGGAGCGCAAGTTCCGGCGGTGGGCGTTCAGGTCCCACAACGCGACGGTGTCGGTGTTCTGGTCGCCGTTCCTGGTGAATGGCACGGAGAAGTCGTCGGCGCCGGGCGGGCCCGACCACAACAAGCTGTACCTCGACCAGCCGGACGAGCGGTGGGCGGCGGAGCTCCCGGGCATCGACGTGGTGGTGCTCTCCATCGGGCACTGGTTCATGCACCCGGCCATGTACTATGAGCGCGGCGCGGTGATCGGGTGCCATCACTGCCCGGAGCCGAACCGCACGGAGACGGGCTTCTTCGGCGTGTTCCGCCTCGCCGTCAAGAACGCACTCCGCGAGGTCATCGCCCGGGCCAGGGCCAGCCCCGGGAGGGAGAAGCTGGCGATGGTGGCGACGTTCTCGCCGGCGCACTTCGACGGGGAGTGGGACAGCCCGGACGCGTGCGCGCGCACGGAGCCGTACGCGCCGGGGGAGAAGGAGATGCTGTACATGGACAGAGAGATGTGGCGGacggaggcggaggaggccgcgaCGGCGGCCGCGGAGGCCACGGTGCGCGGGTCGGCGGTGACGGTGGAGGCGCTCGAGGTGACGAGGCTGGCGGACATGCGCGCCGACGGGCACCCGGGCGCGTACATGAACGCGTCCCTGCTGGCCGGCGCCGGCGGTGAGAAGAAGAGGGAGCGGGTGCCGAACGACTGCGTGCACTGGTGCCTCCCGGGCCCCATCGACACGTGGAACGAGATCCTGCTGCAGATGGTCAAGCGATGGAGTGacgcctcctcctcgtcggccAGATGATGCCACTGAAACTCAACCGTAGTTTGGCACCACACCAGTAGTGGTTACTCTTCATACATTCGAAAAACTGAAACGAAAGATAGAGAAATTTCGCATATGTTTGTAGGAATTCATACGAAAACATCGGTTTGTCCATGAGTGATTCTGTGCTTGGTTGGTGGTGAGTGCATCGGCGTTCCGCGGGCGACAAGGCTGGTGAGACGGCGCCAAATGCGGATTGTGGGGAGGTGTAGCGATTTGCCTTTTCCATTCCATTCAACCATGGTTCCCCAGAAAAGAAGGGCATAGCCATTCAATAATCGCAAGAGTACGACGCATCGAGAGAGTGGCAGGAGCCGATCGATCCTAGCCAGCCAGGTCGGTGGTGGCGTGGTGCGGAGTTGACGCCGTTGCGGATCCCGGGTGCGGCGTCGCCTCTGCCCACACGGTACCCAAGGATCACAACCACCGACAGTGTTCAAGGAGTACTACCTAGTTAAAAAAAATCCGTAGACGGAAACAACGTTGAGTAAAAATACAGTAATAAAAAATTCGAACACCGAAAGAGTTTTCAACTCAAGGAGTACAATCACCGACAGTGCATTACAGTAAACTTGAGAGCAGGTTCCAGATTCCCCTGATAAACTCGTTGAACTGCGCGAACGGAAACAAAGAAATGTCGTATGATGCCCTTGTTAAGTATGATTGTCCATTTCAGGTTGGTCAAAAGTCACGGCAAGCCCTGCAAATAACCAGTCACGAAGATCTGTGCAATTGCTGAATGTGCTTTCATAGTGGCACTCCCACGTGAGAGGCAAGCTTTGAAATATAACAGCCCTTTCAGACTTAGACAATTATACATATCTCTATTATTAAAGGGGATCGAACATCGTGATGGTTCGACCTTCCCTCGTGGTTCGACCTCTCCAGCCTCGTACGTAACTTGTGCCTGTGAAGAAAAAATCGGACCTCCTCACAACCCATCCGTGCACgatagaaaaaaagaaaagaaaataaaacaacCCACACGTACGCACGTCCCAACTCCCACCTCCCACCCCCTTCCACCAGACCCCTCGCTATCGATCCCGTGTCTTGCAGAGAGGAATcaccgccgccggcctcctcctagATTGGAGCGGTGGATCCGCATCTCTTCTCTTCATCACCGAGTCCATGAGGTGCTCGATGTGGCAGGGGCGACGAACAGGAGTGCCGCATCAATAACAGCGACGAACGACGGCCCAGGTAATGCCATCTCCTTACCCTCGCTCCACCGCATCTTCTCACGCCAATCAGTGGATATGCAACTGCGGCCCAGACTTGGTGGCCGAGCAGCAGCGACCTCGACGCGGCGCATGCGTGGTAGCTGATGCACGGCACAGCGACCGCGACCAGGACGCGGTGGCGGGAGAACGGCGACGGCTGACAAGACCTGGCGTGACGGCCGTGAAGATATCGACTCCGACGACTCGCCTCCGTTCAACAGCGCCCTGCTTTTCCGCATCGCCTCCGCAAGCATCACCTTCTTTTCCGCGCGCACATCACCTCGGTCACTGGTAAGCCGTTGTATCTCTATATTCTGTTGGCGGTCTGGAGGAGCTCTGGGATTTGGAGAATGCACGGGCTGGAGTTGGGGAATAGCTCGGGCTTCCTTCAGAAGACGATAGGTCTTGTTTGGATTTTTTTAGAAGAATTAATTTGATTTGGATGAGACTAATCAGTGCGTCATGTGGGCCTCCAATCGAAATTTGTGGTGAGAACTTTCCTTCCATTCATCTTCTAATCAGATTTTGATATTTGTGCCATTGATTTGAGTGCGGATGAAGAGCTTTCTATGGACGAAGAGTCAACAATGCATTGGCATTTTCCAAGTCCAATACCTGCTTTTAACTATTCAactttcttctctttttttgagAACTAACTTCTTTTCTTTGTGAAAAAACTATTCACGAATCAGAATCATCGAATTCACGAACTGCTCATCGAATTCATCCCACCGAACTCGATTCGTTGGCACTACCGAATCGCAAA
This genomic window contains:
- the LOC109753301 gene encoding xyloglucan O-acetyltransferase 1; this translates as MGASTPRHHSSSWRHKLGRLTKKILTLSLYALVPLAVLHYLSPPPVAVPSSTSTSPPHDGNKQQGAAGAASRKQGSTAPAPRCDYSEGQWVRDAAGPRYNGTSCGATIKGGQNCMANGRPDTGYLNWRWQPRGCALPPFAPAEFLEQVRGRHIAFVGDSLARNQCESLVCLLGSEFPAELVLDGGEERKFRRWAFRSHNATVSVFWSPFLVNGTEKSSAPGGPDHNKLYLDQPDERWAAELPGIDVVVLSIGHWFMHPAMYYERGAVIGCHHCPEPNRTETGFFGVFRLAVKNALREVIARARASPGREKLAMVATFSPAHFDGEWDSPDACARTEPYAPGEKEMLYMDREMWRTEAEEAATAAAEATVRGSAVTVEALEVTRLADMRADGHPGAYMNASLLAGAGGEKKRERVPNDCVHWCLPGPIDTWNEILLQMVKRWSDASSSSAR